Genomic window (Streptomyces sp. NBC_00078):
GTAAACGATCGGGCAGTTATCCCCTTCGCACTGCCGCAGACCGGCCCGCGCGACAGGGTCCGTGAGCAGTTCCACGGCGTCCCGGGCTATCGCCCCGAGCAGCGCCGCGCACTGGGGCGCTCCCTCCAGCTCCCGGACGAGCGAGCCGTCCTCGCCCCGTACGGCCCGTGGGGCGGGCGGCGAGACGCGGGCCAGCTCGTTCACGCGGCCGAGCGCGAGGTCGTACGACGGCCGGGGCACCGTCGGCGTCAGTCCACCGCGCACCAACTGCCCTATCTGTCCGCGCAGTTCACGGAAAGCGACCAGCCAGGACGGGTCGGCGTGGGCCAGCGAGGTCGTCGCCGGGACCAGCCCCGCCCCGGTGACCCAGGCGCACAGCACCCCGACGGAGTCGAACCGCTCCACGGGATGGGTGGTGGCGAGGAGGTCGAGACAGATCCGACCGGCGTCGAACCGCAGCTCGTACGCGACCGTGACCGTACCCAGTGCCATGTGCCTGTCACCGCCTGGCTCGGGAAACCTGAGGGCTGAGGAACCGATCCTTCATACAGTGCCTGCCCGTTCGCGCGGCCGGAACCCCTCGTACCGGCGGCTGATGGACGAGCGCTTATGCGGGCGCGCGTCTCGGCGATGTCCCGCCCTCGGCGCCGCCCGTTGACCGGGGACATGACGCAGAACAAGCAGAACAGGCAGAACAAGCAGAGCAGGCAGAGCAGGCAGAGCAGGCATGACGCCGGGAGCACGGGATAGGTACTGGGTGCGGCCACGGTCGCGATGGGCCTGATCGCCGGGGTCTCCTACATCTTCGCCTGCTGTGTGATGCCGGCCCTGGCCCGCAGAGACGACCGGTTCTACGTCGAGGTCACGCGGAACAACAGCGACGTCATCCAGGCCGGGTGCTGGGCTGTACGGCGCACTTCAGCACAGGTCGCGCGAACTCAGCCCGTCCGGAGTGTGAGCCCGTCAGACATGTGAGCCCGTCCGGAGTGTGAGCCGGGTGAGCCCGTCCGGCGGGTGGGGGCGCGGCCGTTCAGGCCGAAGCAAGCGCCCGTCCCGGAGGAAGCAGCCCCGGCGACGGGGCCGCACAACCCCGAGAACGGCCTCACCCGTCCGCGTACTTCGCGTCCGCCGCCGGATCCAGTGCCAGCCGGTACCCCCGCTTCACCACCGTCTGGATCAGCTTCGGCGCCCCGAGTGCCGTCCGCAGCCGGGCCATCGCGGTCTCCACCGCATGCTCGTCGCGGCCGGCACCCGGCAGGGCCCGCAGCAGCTCCGCGCGGGCCACCACCCATCCCGGCCGCCGGGACAGCGCACGCAGCAGCGACATCCCGGCGGGCGGTACTGGCCTCAGGTCGTCGTCGACGAGGACGGCGTGGCCGCGGATCTCCACCCGGTGCCCGGCGACGGGCAGGGTGCGCGCCCGGCTCGGCAGTTCCTTGCAGAGCAGCTGTACGAGGGGGCCGAGCCGGAAACGTTCGGGCTGGACCGTGTCGACGCCGTGGGCCTGCAGTGGCAGCGCGGTGACCGGTCCGACGCAGGCCGGCAGCACGTCGTGGTGGAGGGCGGCGAGCAGTTCGGGCAGCAGCCCGCGCTTCTCGGCCCGGTCGAGCAGGGACACGGCGGCGGGCGCGCTGGTGAAGGTGACCGCGTCGAGGCCCCGGGAGACGGCCGCGTCCAGCAGCCGGTCGAGCGGCGCGATGTCCTCCGGCGGCATCCACCGGTACACCGGCACCCCGACGACCTCCCCGCCCGCCGCCCGCAGCGACTCCACGAAGCCGGGCAGCGGCTCGCCGTGCAGCTGAATGGCGATACGGCGCCCGTCGACCCCCTCCTCCAGCAGCCGGTCCAGCACCTCGGCCATGGACTCGCTCGACGGCGACCAGTCCTCCGTCAGCCCGGCGGCCCGCACCGCGCCCTTGACCTTGGGCCCGCGCGCGAGCAGCTCCACGGCCCGCAGCCGTTCGAGCAGCGGCTCCCCGAGCCCCCACCCCTCGGCGGCCTCGATCCACCCCCTGAAGCCGATGGCCGTGGTCGCGACCACGACGTCCGGCGCCACGTCGAGCAGGTCCTTCGTCGCCGCCAGCAGTTCGCTGTCGTCGGAGAGCGGCACGATGCGCAGGGCGGGTGCGTGCAGGACGGCGGCTCCCCGTCGCTGCAGCAGTGCGCCCAGTTCGTCGGCCCGGCGCGCGGCGGTGACGCCCACGGTGAATCCGGCGAGGGGCCCGTGCTGACCGGTGTCCGGTCGCTGCTGTTCGTCGTACATGGCTCTCGTCCCGAGCTCGAGTCGTCGTACATGAGGTACGGCGGTACCCACATGCCGATCGAGCCTGTCAACGGTCCGTGACAGGCTCGGTTCGGCTTGATGTCGCCGGTGTTACGTCACACCTCGGCGTAGCTGAGCTGCGGCTTCGTCTCTGCGGCGGTCGAGGCCTGGGAGACGGCGGCCGGGCGGCGAAGGTATACGGCCCAGGTCACCCCGAAGCAGAGGGCGTAGTAGACGAGGAAGGCGACGAACGCGCCGGTGCCGGAGCCGTAGGAGAGGAAGGACTGCCGGAAGGCCAGGTTGATGCCGACGCCGCCGAGCGCTCCGAACGCCCCGATGAGGCCCATGGAAGCGCCGGAGAGCCTGCGCCCGTGCTTGACCGCTTCCTCGCCTTCAAGGCCCTTGGCGAGGGCCTTGGTCTGGAAGATGCCAGGGATCATCTTGAAGGTGGATCCGTTGCCGATACCGGTGAGTGAGAAGAGGACGACGAACGCGACGACGAACAACGGCAGCGACTTCTGCATGCTGGCGACGACCAGGACGGCCGTGGCCGCGCCCATCGCGACGTAGTTCCAGAGGGTGATCTTCGCGCCGCCGTACTTGTCGGCGAGCCAGCCGCCCACGGGACGGATCAGCGAGCCGAGCAGCGGGCCGATGAAGGTGAGATACGTGGCCTGCAGCGGCGTGCGTCCGAACTGGTTGGTGAGCACCTGCCCGAAGGCGAAGCTGTAGCCGATGAACGAGCCGAACGTGCCGATGTAGAGGAAGGACATGATCCAGGTGTGCGCGTCCTTCGCGGCGTCCATGGCGGCACCGGTGTC
Coding sequences:
- a CDS encoding ABATE domain-containing protein; translated protein: MALGTVTVAYELRFDAGRICLDLLATTHPVERFDSVGVLCAWVTGAGLVPATTSLAHADPSWLVAFRELRGQIGQLVRGGLTPTVPRPSYDLALGRVNELARVSPPAPRAVRGEDGSLVRELEGAPQCAALLGAIARDAVELLTDPVARAGLRQCEGDNCPIVYVDSSRGRRRRWCSSEVCGNRERVARHRRRAALARA
- a CDS encoding uroporphyrinogen-III synthase; translated protein: MYDEQQRPDTGQHGPLAGFTVGVTAARRADELGALLQRRGAAVLHAPALRIVPLSDDSELLAATKDLLDVAPDVVVATTAIGFRGWIEAAEGWGLGEPLLERLRAVELLARGPKVKGAVRAAGLTEDWSPSSESMAEVLDRLLEEGVDGRRIAIQLHGEPLPGFVESLRAAGGEVVGVPVYRWMPPEDIAPLDRLLDAAVSRGLDAVTFTSAPAAVSLLDRAEKRGLLPELLAALHHDVLPACVGPVTALPLQAHGVDTVQPERFRLGPLVQLLCKELPSRARTLPVAGHRVEIRGHAVLVDDDLRPVPPAGMSLLRALSRRPGWVVARAELLRALPGAGRDEHAVETAMARLRTALGAPKLIQTVVKRGYRLALDPAADAKYADG
- a CDS encoding NarK/NasA family nitrate transporter, translated to MTAPSTAPASSRGGRWIQQWDPEDETFWNETGEKIAKRNLLFSVLSEHIGFSIWTLWSVLVLFMGPEYGLTPADKFMLTSMVTLVGAVARVPYTFAVAVFGGRNWTVVSAGLLLIPSIAAFAVMKPGTSFDTFLWIGLLAGIGGGNFASSMTNINAFFPLRKKGWALGLNAGGGNIGVAAIQLVALAVIGASGGPRVLLGIYIPLIVVAATLAALFMDNIENVKNDTGAAMDAAKDAHTWIMSFLYIGTFGSFIGYSFAFGQVLTNQFGRTPLQATYLTFIGPLLGSLIRPVGGWLADKYGGAKITLWNYVAMGAATAVLVVASMQKSLPLFVVAFVVLFSLTGIGNGSTFKMIPGIFQTKALAKGLEGEEAVKHGRRLSGASMGLIGAFGALGGVGINLAFRQSFLSYGSGTGAFVAFLVYYALCFGVTWAVYLRRPAAVSQASTAAETKPQLSYAEV